TATTGTATTTATATTACTAATCGTTGTTAGTTTACTAGGTATGAAGTTTGGAAGTGCACTAACTCAAGAAGAAAACACGTTTGATATTTTAATAGCTATTACGAAACTTGAGTTTTCGGAAGATGATTATATTTACGTTGGTAAGACCGAACAAGAGAAAAGGTTTGTTTCAAAGAACATCGCCAATTCTCAAAAAAAGGTGATGATCGATTTTATGGAACAAAAAGAATGGGTGTTTAAAGATCAGTTAGGTTCTGGTTATATTTTTGAAAAAGATGAAGAGGACGTCGTTGTAACTTCTAGGTTATATACGAGTGATTATGTTCTTTGGAACGTACCATTTGACGTTTTTAATTAAATGAAGAGCCGAAAAGAGAGTGTTAACGATGATTCGAAAAGCAGTCGGTGCAATTGTTTTTCAAAAAAATAAATTCTTACTAGTACATAAAACGAAGGTCAATACACTGGAAGGGAAACGAACTGTTAAAGGTGAGTGGGACTTCGTAAAAGGTGGCGTGGAAAAAAGTGATAAAGATCTGTCCGATGCGATTGTACGTGAATTACATGAAGAGACAGGTTCAACAAAGTATGAAATTGTAAAAGTGTTTGATGAGAAAATTTCCTTTGATTTTCCAAAGGATGTTAAAGTGAAAATAGGTTACGACAAACAGGAAACGACAATGTTTCTCGTAGAGTTTTTTGGGGATGTTCACGCACTTATTCCTAATGATCATGAAATAAGTGACGTAACGCTTATTGAAAAAAATAAGGTCGTAGATATACTTACCCACCAAGATACGAAAGAATTTTTTATAAAACATTTGAAGATTTAGGTGCCAGTCACTTGTCGAATTCGACAAGTGACTGGCACCTGTACTATTTTGAACCATGTTCTTTGTAATATCTCTCATTGGCTCGTTGTAATAAGGCATCTAATTTTCTTTCTAATTCGTTTAAATCAGCGTTGTTTTTGCAATGCTTCCGCTCTCTTTGTAATGTCTCGTAAAGGTACTTTTCTTCTTTTGTTAAGTATTTTAGTTGTTTAATAACGAATTCCCCCTTTACTCCATGAATATGTTTCCTAGTTTTTATTCATGTTTTTGAAATTGTCTTTTTATAACTGTAGATAAAAAAGAGCTTAAAGCTTCCCTTTATGAGGGGGATCCTGAATAAGGCCTTCGGCGCTCTACTTGTAAAGTTTGAGGGCACACCTAAATTCATTTACCTCTTTTAATTCGACAAGTGCCTGGCACTTAATTTTTTTGTATGAAGTGTAACGAATAATCAAACCCTAAACTATAAATAAAATGAATTATTGTAAAAGGAGATAGGTATGACACGTAATGCAGCCACAACCCATAATAGTCAACCATTAACCTCAGTAGAGGTGTCAAGTCTTTGGAATGGTTATTTAGTCGAATCGCTCGTTCACCACATGTTTAAATACTTTTTACAAAACATTGATGATCCTGATATTAAAGAACTAGTAGAAACTTGTCACACTTTATCAAAAAAACAAATGGATCAATATCGTTCTATCTTTCATAAAGATAATTTCCCTATACCTAACGGAATTCAAATCGAAGACATTAATGTAAATGCCCCAAGGTTATTTTCGGATATTTACTATATTAATTACATTAAAAACATGGCTAAGTTTGCTTTGTTAATGCATGTTAATGCTTTTACGGAAGTGACAAGGGATGATGTGACAACATTGTTCAGTGGTTTCATCGATAACTTAAAAGATATCGAGATCAAAGCCACAGATCTAATGCTTTCTAAAGGATTATACACTCGACCTCCTTTGGTTCCCATTCCTGAAAGTATTGACGTTGTCGAAAGTAAGAAATTTTTGGGAAGCTTTTTCGAATCGAATCGTCCGTTAACCGTTCATGAAATATCGCAACTTTTTACGATCGCAGAGGGGAATGCACTCGGAAAAGCAACGAGCATGGCATTTTCACAAGTATCACAAGATAAACAAATTCAAGAGTATATATTAAAAGGAAAAGACATCGCTCACAGGTATATTCAGTTGTTTAATGATGTATTGTTAAATGAAGATATCCCAACCGTTAAAACGTATGATAGTGAGGTAACAGAAATCACTGTTTCACCATTTTCTGATCGACTGCTGATGTTTCATGTAAGTTTATTAGCTAAAGCTGGTATAGGGAACTATGGGATGGCAATTGCTAAAACTCAAAGAAAAGACATCGGCCTTATGTATGCTCGCATTTTGGCTGAAGCTACTGAGTATGCAACTGAAGGAGCTAAATTGATGATAAAAAAAGGTTGGATGGAACAGCCGCCGTTAGCAGCAAATCGAGATAAATTAGTTGAGAAGGATTAGGTGCCAGTCACTTGTCGAATTCGACAAGTGACTGGCACCTGAACGTTAAAGGAAATTTATGTTAATATGAAAATGTCATTCGTGACTTATTCATGATCAAGGATCGTGGCGGTTTTAGAGGAATAAATAGAAATTGTATTGGAGAGGGAAGTAATGATCAATGAATTAGATAGAGCGATTGATTTACGGAAAAGCGGAAACCACAAAGGATCTA
The Bacillus shivajii DNA segment above includes these coding regions:
- a CDS encoding DUF3231 family protein, encoding MTRNAATTHNSQPLTSVEVSSLWNGYLVESLVHHMFKYFLQNIDDPDIKELVETCHTLSKKQMDQYRSIFHKDNFPIPNGIQIEDINVNAPRLFSDIYYINYIKNMAKFALLMHVNAFTEVTRDDVTTLFSGFIDNLKDIEIKATDLMLSKGLYTRPPLVPIPESIDVVESKKFLGSFFESNRPLTVHEISQLFTIAEGNALGKATSMAFSQVSQDKQIQEYILKGKDIAHRYIQLFNDVLLNEDIPTVKTYDSEVTEITVSPFSDRLLMFHVSLLAKAGIGNYGMAIAKTQRKDIGLMYARILAEATEYATEGAKLMIKKGWMEQPPLAANRDKLVEKD
- a CDS encoding NUDIX domain-containing protein, with translation MIRKAVGAIVFQKNKFLLVHKTKVNTLEGKRTVKGEWDFVKGGVEKSDKDLSDAIVRELHEETGSTKYEIVKVFDEKISFDFPKDVKVKIGYDKQETTMFLVEFFGDVHALIPNDHEISDVTLIEKNKVVDILTHQDTKEFFIKHLKI